ctgctgcaactgttcACCGAGGTTATgtatttgctgctgttgagatgTTGCTGGAATAATACTGATCGGTGTGGCTTGTGTAGCAGATGAACCGCCTGTGTACACTTGACGTACTACGATCGATGATTGCGTGCGTCCACCGAGCGTTGTTATAATGCGCTTCGGATTCATCAACCGTGGTCCTGCCAACTATGCGcgttaataataataaaaaaaaacatatgctCTTCATCAATTACCTCATCCCTAATTCGATCAACAGCACTGTTACTTACCTTATTTCCACCGATACCCAAAGCGGCACCGAATGTACTGCCACCATTATTACCCCCACCGTTGGTAGGTTCCTCTTTGGTATTGCCAATAATACTGCTCGCCGAAacgccgctgctactgctgctgctactactgctgcttccattACTACCCGTACTACCAAtactgcttatgctgctgttcgaaTTGGAGTTCGATGCGGCTAGAAAGGCTTGCGGGGACTTCAGTTGCGCCTTCAATTGGTGTCGATTTGGACTGTTTTGAATCACTGCCTGGCAGATCTGATAGCTACGCTCCAAATTAACCGCGCCGGGTGGTAAGTTCGAATTACTCGTACGTCCTCCACCACGCCTTCCTCCTCCACTGCCCGTAGCCGATTGGCTTGCAGTAGACAACGCAACAGAAGTTGCCGGAACAACCGCACGATGCTTTCTTTGTCCAGCACCGACGATCACATTCGTTCCAACTACCGTTACAGGGGTTAATGAagattgttgtggttgctgctgctgctgttgcaccggAACATACTGACCACTGTTTACCAGTAGCGCATTTTGACCCCGTATCAACTGGTTCGTCACAAATTTTTGTTGAAATCTTTGTTGTGACTGAGTCGGTGtaacgatctgctgctgctggtgatgctgcagctgttgctgaggAGCCACTTTTTGCGTCACTTGTGTAATCACCTGTGCTCGCTGAAGAGGTAAACGGggacgctgctgttgttgttgctggtgctgttgttgaccGATAGTGGACGGTGTGGACATTATAATCTTTTGTAACTGGATCGGTTTTTGAATCGTTGTCACAGTAGTTGAGTTCTGTAACGGCTGTCGTGGAGGAAGTTGCTGATCCTGTGTTTGAATAAACTGCTGCCCTCCGAGCTGTGTGGCAGCACCTGTAGTTTGTTGCACAGTAAGTGGCAGCTTCGCACCGGTTACAGCGTTCACTACGCTAGTAATCGGTCGCGAGGTGATAATGAACTttggttgatgctgttgttgtgaagCCTGCTGCAGTAGGgcatgatgattatgattgtTTGCCGCTGTATCCATCTCGAAACGTATGTGCTGCCCGGTAGACGTTTGTACATGTTGTATTgtctgcggctgctgctgttgcgttgcaACAAGCTGCTGTGCTGGCGGTACTGCAACCGCACCTGCAACTCCATAGTTTCCAGCCACACTTTCGATCACACGGCTTAGATTATCGTGATTATTGGGCGCCCCCAACGGTAACAACGGGGAGGATGTCACGACATTTAGCTTCGAAAGCTGAGCTTGGATTCCgtgttgatgctgatgttgctgtggTGAATGTTGTTGCAGCTGATTGCAGCTATCATCGTTTCCCAGCTTTATGCGCGTTACTAACTGCTGATTGCCCTGCCGAATAGTGGTATAGCTTACGCCTTGATCAGTCTTAAGCATATTGTTTCGCATTCCATCTTTAATCTGTAACAGAGGAGCGAAATTAGAGATCCATTAATTGATGCGCAGTGACAAACGCAGAGCATCACAACCAAACACTACGAGCATTTCAGTTGTTGATGGGCTTCTGGTGGATTTATTAAACAGATATTTCCAGACTCGCCTCAGATGTCAGCTGAATCGTACTGCCGGCGCTCACCGTTACCGGATGCGACGCAACCACGCCACCTCCAAGCATATTGGGGGATTGATGATGAACTtgcaccgcctgctgctgctgcggttgttgctgaGTGTTGAACTGAAAAACATTCATTCcctgcgtttgctgctgctgttgcgctgccGGAGGTGCCGTTTGCATAGTTGTCATTGTGGTTTGTACCGTTGGCTGCTGGTGAGCTAAAAAACTTATTCCACTAGCTGCACTCTGatgaatctgctgctgctgttgctgttgctgctgctgctgagcttgATGGTTTTGATTATGATGGCCGGTGGTCATTTGTTGTATCAGTGTCGCCGTTGCAACGGGTAGTGTCGTTGATGACGATTGTTGCATCgtctgttggtggtgatgttgcggGTGCTGAATAACATTTGGcagatgctgttgttggaggTTCGACTGAGTGGCATGCAAAGTGTGTTGCTGCGTTTGCTGGTTGGTACTGGTCAGCAGGGTAGGTGTTTGTATGGTAGTAGCGCCGGGCGATACTGCCGCCATTGTCGGGGCCATACTGGAGCCGAGCGGAGAAAGGATAATACTGTTACTGACATCAGCtagatgatgctgatcgacCACCAACATCTTCGCCGGgtccatcattttcattttaaactgAGTCCATACTGGATCtgtaaaagaaataaaaatattctttGAATGTAACATAATCTTAGTTCCGTCCAGATCCCTCTAGAAATAACATGAATAACATCAATAGCGATCAAGAAGTAGAATCCATCAGCGAGAGACAGACGAGGTACACGGAATGACCAATTTGGAATTAAAGTGAATCCTCTGAAATTGCACTATATCCATAAAGTACTACGACGCCATGCTTGAGCTCATTGTTAGAAACGAAAAGGGAACAAGtgcaaaaataaacgaaagaCTATTTCAAAGTATAGAAGAAATGATAATACAGTTAAACTGTGTACAAAGCACAATCAAAAAGGACCTCAACAACGCAAACATCAGAGAACAAGCGAATTAACCAAGCAACGTAGATCGTTTTCCGCACCTAATGCAAACTCCCAGTTCTTCAGAAAGATGCCGTTTAAGTTGCAGACAAAACTACCAAGAAGAACATTGTAGTCAACCCAAAACCAAGAAGTACGCGGACATAGTAACGAAAATGAGGTACGTAAAACATGATATTCCAGCCGGAGCAAGGAAAGTAATGCACTGGTGGCATGTGCTTCCCTAACTTACCACCACAACTAAGCACTTCTTCGACGACACCATCTTGTTTTCCGCCCTCTTCTGGGAGCGGAAATGGAGGATGATCGGTAGTAAACAAGTAATCCCTTGTCGCCGCCTGTAGATGTTGATCCTGTGAGGATCCACTGGCGCTCTGGGAAACGATTGTTACTGGCGGCACGGTGTTGTCACTGTTGGATCGTTGCTCGAATGTTGCTGGTGTCGATgcaattgatttcaatttacGCAGATGCAAATGTTCACTAACAGTGGTATGACTTCCATTTCTCGCTCCCGGATCAATCAGCCCCATTTGTCCGTCTTCAACTACCAGAATTGTGGTAGTGCGTCTCGgtacaccaccaaccaacccggtAGAGGTTATAGGTTGACGATAAGATCTTCCTGCCGGGGTGTACTTTGCTTCCGTTGCAGTGTCCTTTGTCCCACAAGTGCTGTTACCGACCATCTGTTCGCCTAGTGCCTGTTGATCCAATGAATTGgatcgctgttgttgctgatggcgTTGGCCGTGGGTGGAAGTCACCGGGTCCCGCGAGTCGCCATTAGCCAACAcactttcctcttcttcctccttgcGCCCAGTTTCTTCGTCATCAAACGTGTCAGCGCCGGCAGCCGCCATCACCAAGTCCGATTCTAACATGATAGCCACATCTTGATCATGGTTATGCTCAACGACTGAACAGAGTGCATTTTGGGAGTGGAGTATTAACACTGGATTAGTGCGAATGTGCTGTTCCTCAAACGATGATTGTTTGGTAAGAACATTCAATTCAGAactggaagttttttttttcatacctAAGACCAAAATCCTGACAAATGATAAAGGTTCTTTCCTTGTTATTATATGGAAGGCCTTGCTTTTTACCAATACGAGCTCCCTTGACTTCCCACCTATCTATCCAATTCAAGTGCTGCGCTAAAGGAACCATTCAAACCCATAAAGTAAAACCGTTGATCGCTCCCGTAGTACTTACTTTCTGTGCTGATCATCTCGCCACCGGTTGAATCCACCATACCGTACACTGCATCGCCGCCATCCACAACGTCCTCGATGTAGCtatcaagctgctgctgaccatgcatttgttgttgttgtgggtgctgttgctgctgctcatagTGATGCGGTAGTGTTACGTCTGGACCGTCCAATGGCGATTCGTAggattcttctgcttcctgatcatcttcttcctcatccagctcatcctcctcttcctcatctgCCTCATCAacattctcttcttcttccaattCCTCTCCATCGTTCTGCGTCGAGGGCTGGTGCTCGACTTCACACTCAGCGTCTACCAAACCGTCGTTCAGTAAATCAGCACCTGCCACACAATTCGATAGCTCCGAAATGGTACCTCCGGAATAAAGAATGTGTGTACCTCTCATTTCCGCCCCGGCACCTGCAGCGGTTCCTACTACAGGCGATAGACTGACGTTTGGTAGCAACAAGCCTGCAGTAAGTGACGCATTGTTATTCTGGAGAACCTGCTCcgactgctcctgctgctgctgctgctggaactctCCGTGATCTTGACTCAACTGATAATGTccttgcagctgctgctgttggtgttgctgttgttgctgatcaaGTACACAGTTCATcccatcctcatcctcctccgaTGTGGGGGCCGTTTCTTCACCTTCCTGTCGGTAATGTGAGGTGTCGTACTCATCCAGGCAATTTTCATGCATTGTAGCAGCATCTTCGTCCTCGCCTACTTCCTCCTGCAAACCTACGTTTTGCGGCGGCATACTGCTTACCATATGCAGCAGATGATTATGATCGGCCATACCGTCCGGTTTGGTGCCTTCATCCGGAATATCTTCTCCATTCGCAGCGGAAGCAATATCACAGTAGTCACTCGCCTCGTTTACATTGTAGCAGAAGGGCTCTTCTACTCCATCGTCCTCTTCGACCTTCAAATTGTACAAACCGCTGCCGTCgtcagcaccggcagcagcgaccatcgtcgtcgctgcatGTGAGCTTTGCGATGCTTTGCTTGAAGTTCTTTGAAACTGAAGCTGAAGATGAtcctgttgatgttgctgatgaagaTGCACATGATCGTGATGATAAGCGGTAAGGTTCATATTCATCACGCCGGATGACGATGGCAacagctgctcctgctgtagTGGCTGATAGCGACGCACTTGATTGGGCTGACGAATGTGAACGATggattgatgatggttgtcTAAAATTTCAGAGCCTACTTCACCATTGTAGTCCTCCATGTGATCATCTTCTTTCTTTAGAACCATTCCAAGAACAAGCTCATTCGTATTCCCCTCCTCTAGgtcttcatcatcctcatcggcTGTATTGGTGGCTGTCGTCGTCTGTACACctccatcctcatcctcatcacgaTCAtattcatcttcctcttcatcctcgtcctcttcctcatcagCCGCTTCCTCATCCTGTACCACCGCTGATGCATCATTCTGTCCAAGATCAGCCGCCACGACAGTCTGCGTCATTGCCAAATTTCCTACCCTAGCCAGCCCATCCTCTGCTGCACTAGCATTGCTACAAGCAAGCTGTGACTGATGCACAATCACCAAATTACGAtctacaccatcaccacggacAACACCACCTTGCAGAACATTTTCGAACGTATTATTCATATGCAGCGCCGTCTCTtctcctgctcttccttctcctcctcctagtTGTCCTGTTCCAACAACTGTTGCACCTTCCAGATGATTGTCACTTGCGGCCATCATTGCGGTGGTTGACgcactgctactgttgctgctatcgTTCGAGATCGATAGCAactgtgctgctggctgctgttgggcAGCTGCTGGCTGGGGTAATGCCGTAACCGTTACCGATGGTGGCAGTGACCGAAGACTCAAGGCGGCCGCGTCGGCAACGGCAGACGCATTCGATCCCACACCGTAGGTGGTGGATCCGGAAGACACGTTCGATGTTGAAGTAGCAGAAGCGGAGGAGGatggcaaacaaacgaaactaAACATCTGGCCCGAACCGTGATCGTAGATCATCTGAGTCTGGCGACCGGTAGCAGTGCCACCCACCAATCCATTCCCGGTATCTCCTGTCGATATCACAACaggctgtggctgttgctgctgacgatcgCGGGCATTGGGCACTGTCATGGTTAACACTCGCTGTTGCTGTATACTATGCAGACTTCCTCGTTCCAGTTTTGGGCCTCCTCTTGGATCGCTGTCGACTGCATTGTACGTTCCAGCTAGATCGTTTGCATCTTCAAGGATAAGATCGGATGATGGACGAAGCGATTggttctcttcctcctcatgcGAGCTCGTGCCATCACCATTAAGCGTCATGATAATCATGGGATCCTCACTATCCACCTCTtctgcgtcatcatcatccacaagAATTGTCGCACTCGATGCTTGTAGCGTGGAAAAGTTTCTATTGCTTCTACCGTTGCTGCCACCGCGTCCAACTAGTTGGTGGCGCCGTATTTTCTTTCTCGACTGTTGTTCATGGTGCTTATGTGCCCCAATCGATGCTGCAGCACCTGCGACACTATACAGCCCTCCTTTCCGTCGCCTATCAGTCAGTGAGCTTCCATCGATAAATGTACCAGTACTAAAATGTTTAGTATTGGTGGTGGCTGATAAATTGCTCTGACTGGTATTACTACTAATACTAaagctactgttgctactgacGTTCACTACCCTAGGACTATTGCTATTGCCGCCACCATTGTTGCCACCGCTCTCGCTGCTCTCGGTGGAGGAAACAGACTTGATGACGGCAGCGGGAGCGGCTGTCGCACTCTTgttggtattggtggtggtgataaggCGATTTAGattattactactactgcttctgTACACGATGCTAgttgtgctgttggtggtagtggtgctagGCTGCTGAGCTCCTGCAGAGACTCCCGCCGTTGACGTCACAATCGTCATCAGCCTGCTACCACAAGCGTCCTCAGTCCGTCGTCTCGATATCTTACAGTTCCCTAGCAGATCGTCTCCATGGGGTGGTGTTTCCGAGCGATTGCTGTAGACGCGCTTCATACTACCAACAACACCccctgctcctactgctgccaAGGTCGTCGTTTGATGAACCAACGGCTTAGCGCCAAGCGAGGTTGCATCAAGGCGCTTAACAACGACCGGtgacgatcgagcgatcaGTGGACTCGCTGCATTCGTAGTCGTTGTTGTTATCGTCAAGGCAGCATTGCTGAGCGGATGATGCTGAACGAATATGCCGGGTTGCTGCGGTTGGcagtttccggttccggccaaCGCCGATCTCGTCACGGCACCCACCGTACGGAGTCGTTTGGGTGACATCGGTTGCGAGCCGCTGACTTTCACTGCTGCAACACCACTTCCAAGGGGAACAACAACTTCCGCACTATTGCTGATGGTGACGCTAGATCCATTGTTACCTAGTGTCCCACCCATTGTCGAGAGCATTCTTTTCGATCCTCCACCGTACGATGCCATCGTCGTTCTTCCTCCGGGGCTAGATTGAGTGGAGCGTACGGTCGTTAAGGGTAGCGCAACCGGATTCAGTATCGTCTGATAATGCTGCGCTACAGCCGATGGTTTGTGAAGTTGCTTACTGACACCAACTGCTGTATCATCGCCACTGCTGAAAGGATTCGCCGTTGTACTGGTAGCGATCTCCGTCGTCGGTCGTAAACGAAACTTCGTCTTCAGCGGTGGCCGAGCATTGTCGATGGTAGCGGCATTTGCAGTACTAGCCGTGATGGTGGCGCAACCTATGGAACTGTTGCTAGTATTACTACTAGCCGCAACGGCGCCGATAGGGTCTACGAAGACTCCACCGCCGACCCTCGCAGCAGGAGGAATACCACTAGCGAGCGAGGTTGCAACACCGGACGTAACCGAAATGGTTGTACGCGCAGGAAGAACGATCATTCCACTCGATGTGGTAATGATGGTCGCTTTGGATGAGAAGGAAGGTGCTGTTACTTTCGTGGCATTCGTCGTCATCCGgccgctactgctgatgaCCGGGTGTATCTTTGCCACTGTTCGAGCAACACTAACGGCAGGTGGGACACGTCCTCCTGAAACGGCAACACTCGACACAGTGCTGGCCGTTGAAACTACCTTATTCACCACCATTGATACAGTCGTGGGCAGTGAAGAGAtaggtggtgttgttggtggaacCATAGCCACTGGTACTGGTACCGGTATGGGGGCTACCACTGGTACTGGTATCGTaggggctggtggtgctggtggtgacggaTTAGCCATGGTACCAGCGGCACCGATGAATGCACCGCTCGCGTACTTTCGATCACCCCACATCGGTTCAAAGTGCTTCAACTTCCATGGATCCAACTTCCCCCGTTCACGCTCTGCTTCCGCACGCAGTTTTATTTGCGCCTCGGGCGTAAACTCGCCCTCCGACAACCGATCGCGCCACTCTTGGCAGGCACGGGCGAAGAACTCGTTGTTCAGACTGGACGGATTCAACCGGATGCCATTGCGCTCACATTCCAACGCATCGAGGGCCAGCGGTCGATCGACCGGTGGCAACAGCTGCACCAGCTTGTACTGATAGAGCGGCGGTAGTAGCTGAAACGTTTCCCGGTTCAACAGCGCACGCAAGTTCGTGCTCACCAGTATCGAATCGGGCGTTTCGAGATCAATGCACCCTTCACGCGTCTGCTCGAGCTGGGCCGCGGTCGACAGTTTCTTGTTCGTACGTCGGCGCGTTTTAATGCTGAAACCCGGTATCGAGGCCAACACTTCGCGCATCGTCGATgcaccaccgtccaccgaGGAATACTTATTGGACCCCATCTGACCGGATGCTGTTCCACCACCTCTTTGATGCTGTTGTCTAGATCCGGCTGCCTGtcgaccaccggtggccatccTAGGAACGTTTCTCcgaagatggtgatgatgctttgGAGTACTACCAAGCGTAGCAGTAGCCACCGGAACGACGACGTTTGCACTAGCAGAGGACAGTGTTGTTACGCGCTGCTGAGTAGGTGAGCCAGCAGCTCGTAGCATCACCGGTGTGCTGCACTTTGGCGAAGACAGCGGCATCTCGAGCGACACGTTCAGTGGGTCCACTTCTTCATCCTTCAGCGACGCCGGTGGCAGAGACGAATCATACTCATCCGACAGGATAACGCAGCTCGTGTCGGTCGTCGAACAGGATGGTAGCTGTTCCGTGTAGCTGACATCCTCTATCGTGCTCTGATCGCTGATATCAATCACagtcacctgctgctgctccactggctgttgctgtttttgcgTCGATCCAGTAACCGATCGTTCGGTTCCAATACCGCCAACACTCTTGTTATTGGTAATGCTAATAATATTGCTACCGATACTAGTCCGCACGATAGGTTCACTAGCGACGGCAGTAACCACCGGAGCGACACCACTACTACCGGTAGTTGGCGGTGTAACCATCGAAAGCACTCGTACCGGAACGGTCGGGCCCGTCGATGATACCGGACAATCGTCGGCAGCCAGTGATGCCATCGCGGCCAACGAAGAACCCACGACGGTTCCGGCAGTTCCACCGGAGCTTGTGTTGAGGTCAGTGGtggttgagctgctgctgctgctgctgctgccaccgctatTGCCGCCTTCGGTGCTGACGAACGTTGAGCCTCCGCCACCGTGTAGCGTCTTTCCTGCtccggtggcgacggcggcgggcgggacatgttgctgttgtttcgtCGAACGGTTCGCTTGCACCGGTGGAGGGGGCCCCGGAGATACGtcgcattccattttccgacgAAATTTTCtacaaaagaagagaaaaacggaCGAAACACGATCAGTAGGGCGAACTGGCGAACACGAAGACTAAACGAACGAGACTAAACTAACTCCAAGATAGCTTAGATGCAACAATCAGGGAAACACATTTTCAGCTTTGCCTTCCTTTGCACTATAATCAAAGTGGCCTCTGCATAAGCACCCAATTTAACGCGTGTATTTCTGGTGAAAATGCTTATCTTACACACACTCTGTACTATATGTTACAGCTCGCACAACCCCCCTGCCAACCCAAGACCGGAAAGAACGAAAACGCaccgccactgtcactgtcggACCgaatttccgttccgttcatcaCCGCTACCATACCTCGGCAAGCACCAGCGATGCGAGGCGTAATTTGTCAGCTAAAATCAGCATTTGATGAAAATAAATGCCAACCACATGGGGGACACAATGCCAGTGTGTCTCTGCAGCATGCGACAGATACGAGTTTGCCAAGCAGCCGATGGTCGATGTTCGACAACGGAAGCATACGAAAAAAAGTCCTAATTTCTCTTCTCTCGTTTGAATTACTCTCCGGATTGTGCTCCCTCACGCACCACGAAATTCTGCTGAACTGTCAGAtttcgtcctgctgctgctgctgtacgagAGGGTTGAACGTGGATGCTCGGGAGAGCAAACAGGGCGCACACGTTGGTGCCGCCGTTTGAAGTCCAATAATTTCTCCCAACCTACGGTGAGTGTGAGAAGGCAGTTGGTTGAAagaaaaactattttttctCGAACGCATACCAATGCTcacactggtggtggtggtggtgccaatgGGTCAGCGACCGACAATCGACTTGTCAAAACA
This sequence is a window from Anopheles darlingi chromosome 3, idAnoDarlMG_H_01, whole genome shotgun sequence. Protein-coding genes within it:
- the LOC125953923 gene encoding uncharacterized protein LOC125953923 isoform X3 translates to MECDVSPGPPPPVQANRSTKQQQHVPPAAVATGAGKTLHGGGGSTFVSTEGGNSGGSSSSSSSSTTTDLNTSSGGTAGTVVGSSLAAMASLAADDCPVSSTGPTVPVRVLSMVTPPTTGSSGVAPVVTAVASEPIVRTSIGSNIISITNNKSVGGIGTERSVTGSTQKQQQPVEQQQVTVIDISDQSTIEDVSYTEQLPSCSTTDTSCVILSDEYDSSLPPASLKDEEVDPLNVSLEMPLSSPKCSTPVMLRAAGSPTQQRVTTLSSASANVVVPVATATLGSTPKHHHHLRRNVPRMATGGRQAAGSRQQHQRGGGTASGQMGSNKYSSVDGGASTMREVLASIPGFSIKTRRRTNKKLSTAAQLEQTREGCIDLETPDSILVSTNLRALLNRETFQLLPPLYQYKLVQLLPPVDRPLALDALECERNGIRLNPSSLNNEFFARACQEWRDRLSEGEFTPEAQIKLRAEAERERGKLDPWKLKHFEPMWGDRKYASGAFIGAAGTMANPSPPAPPAPTIPVPVVAPIPVPVPVAMVPPTTPPISSLPTTVSMVVNKVVSTASTVSSVAVSGGRVPPAVSVARTVAKIHPVISSSGRMTTNATKVTAPSFSSKATIITTSSGMIVLPARTTISVTSGVATSLASGIPPAARVGGGVFVDPIGAVAASSNTSNSSIGCATITASTANAATIDNARPPLKTKFRLRPTTEIATSTTANPFSSGDDTAVGVSKQLHKPSAVAQHYQTILNPVALPLTTVRSTQSSPGGRTTMASYGGGSKRMLSTMGGTLGNNGSSVTISNSAEVVVPLGSGVAAVKVSGSQPMSPKRLRTVGAVTRSALAGTGNCQPQQPGIFVQHHPLSNAALTITTTTTNAASPLIARSSPVVVKRLDATSLGAKPLVHQTTTLAAVGAGGVVGSMKRVYSNRSETPPHGDDLLGNCKISRRRTEDACGSRLMTIVTSTAGVSAGAQQPSTTTTNSTTSIVYRSSSSNNLNRLITTTNTNKSATAAPAAVIKSVSSTESSESGGNNGGGNSNSPRVVNVSSNSSFSISSNTSQSNLSATTNTKHFSTGTFIDGSSLTDRRRKGGLYSVAGAAASIGAHKHHEQQSRKKIRRHQLVGRGGSNGRSNRNFSTLQASSATILVDDDDAEEVDSEDPMIIMTLNGDGTSSHEEEENQSLRPSSDLILEDANDLAGTYNAVDSDPRGGPKLERGSLHSIQQQRVLTMTVPNARDRQQQQPQPVVISTGDTGNGLVGGTATGRQTQMIYDHGSGQMFSFVCLPSSSASATSTSNVSSGSTTYGVGSNASAVADAAALSLRSLPPSVTVTALPQPAAAQQQPAAQLLSISNDSSNSSSASTTAMMAASDNHLEGATVVGTGQLGGGEGRAGEETALHMNNTFENVLQGGVVRGDGVDRNLVIVHQSQLACSNASAAEDGLARVGNLAMTQTVVAADLGQNDASAVVQDEEAADEEEDEDEEEDEYDRDEDEDGGVQTTTATNTADEDDEDLEEGNTNELVLGMVLKKEDDHMEDYNGEVGSEILDNHHQSIVHIRQPNQVRRYQPLQQEQLLPSSSGVMNMNLTAYHHDHVHLHQQHQQDHLQLQFQRTSSKASQSSHAATTMVAAAGADDGSGLYNLKVEEDDGVEEPFCYNVNEASDYCDIASAANGEDIPDEGTKPDGMADHNHLLHMVSSMPPQNVGLQEEVGEDEDAATMHENCLDEYDTSHYRQEGEETAPTSEEDEDGMNCVLDQQQQQHQQQQLQGHYQLSQDHGEFQQQQQQEQSEQVLQNNNASLTAGLLLPNVSLSPVVGTAAGAGAEMRGTHILYSGGTISELSNCVAGADLLNDGLVDAECEVEHQPSTQNDGEELEEEENVDEADEEEEDELDEEEDDQEAEESYESPLDGPDVTLPHHYEQQQQHPQQQQMHGQQQLDSYIEDVVDGGDAVYGMVDSTGGEMISTENPVWTQFKMKMMDPAKMLVVDQHHLADVSNSIILSPLGSSMAPTMAAVSPGATTIQTPTLLTSTNQQTQQHTLHATQSNLQQQHLPNVIQHPQHHHQQTMQQSSSTTLPVATATLIQQMTTGHHNQNHQAQQQQQQQQQQQIHQSAASGISFLAHQQPTVQTTMTTMQTAPPAAQQQQQTQGMNVFQFNTQQQPQQQQAVQVHHQSPNMLGGGVVASHPVTVSAGSTIQLTSEIKDGMRNNMLKTDQGVSYTTIRQGNQQLVTRIKLGNDDSCNQLQQHSPQQHQHQHGIQAQLSKLNVVTSSPLLPLGAPNNHDNLSRVIESVAGNYGVAGAVAVPPAQQLVATQQQQPQTIQHVQTSTGQHIRFEMDTAANNHNHHALLQQASQQQHQPKFIITSRPITSVVNAVTGAKLPLTVQQTTGAATQLGGQQFIQTQDQQLPPRQPLQNSTTVTTIQKPIQLQKIIMSTPSTIGQQQHQQQQQQRPRLPLQRAQVITQVTQKVAPQQQLQHHQQQQIVTPTQSQQRFQQKFVTNQLIRGQNALLVNSGQYVPVQQQQQQPQQSSLTPVTVVGTNVIVGAGQRKHRAVVPATSVALSTASQSATGSGGGRRGGGRTSNSNLPPGAVNLERSYQICQAVIQNSPNRHQLKAQLKSPQAFLAASNSNSNSSISSIGSTGSNGSSSSSSSSSSGVSASSIIGNTKEEPTNGGGNNGGSTFGAALGIGGNKLAGPRLMNPKRIITTLGGRTQSSIVVRQVYTGGSSATQATPISIIPATSQQQQIHNLGEQLQQHAQIISVTAAPTIAHSANNNNVATIVSSGGSAAGGNFGGKYVLLHRTAHLSELVMPRAASAPPTHEQMQIVSSPDSQQHQQQQVTQQQVVHHHVQQQQQQLHHQQQQQQQQQQQQQQQQAQQLVPGLQPTIARRIPSTHVITYGQQDVSASNESTAMATTPTSSASGSNVLIIGGNGSAAAQQQYNHPTAVVIANGCGNSGDSGALVSGSSPSNSSPTTISAASQHQQQSLAVSTAVQHSHHSMNQLGSGHNGNINLRGVNIVVSNVINSNDSSTSVSRVQYQQQQVQGCIEDDVGRSQVVTNGNEHDGEIYDELGNTSEVVPCTGRCTSSSTEGETGGDCSCSQNAMVICQQCGAFCHDDCVSGTKLCVSCAVR